TGTACCATTATGAAGCATCTTTTTTACATCTATGTCTCGGCACTGGCAGACGagcgggggggcaggggggagagacaTGCACCAGACACGCCCCCGCCTGTTCGCCACTCCGCCACTGTGTCTCAGGGAAATTTACAGTCCTACCATAGAAACGACTGGAAATAAGTttgaaaacagtacaaaatgaacCCTTAAGGGCAGAGACATTTTCATCTTCCTGGAAAGGCTAGTTGCAACAAAAAATGACTTCAGTTGTTTTCAGAGTGCACAtacactgaaagccctgctctgagttactggGTAGCAAAGCTTCTGATACTTTAGGGactttgtagagttggaagggacccaagggtcatctagtctgaccccctgcagtgcagctaAAGagtctctgacagatggccacccaacctctaaacaaagcctccagtgaaggagaaacTCTCCTGTAGAATGCAGCAACCTAATGGGTATATAAGGTCTCTCAAGGAAGCTGGTCCTGAGCTGCACAGGGCCTTATATGCTGACACCAAAACCTTGGGTTTGGGCCCGTGGCAGAATGGCAGGCAGTGCAAATACTGCAAACACGGTGCTATACGCGGGTGGCAATTTGCTTCCAAAGCAACCTGGCCGCTACCTTCTGCGCCAGCTTTCTGACTGCAAGCCAGAGAGCAGAGCCTTAATGCTGGCGACTTTTCAGACAACCTGGTCCCACACCGTTTAGGGCACCAGGGGGAAAGACCAGCACTTTTAATGGAGCCCAGAACTGAAATGGCAGCCAATATAACTGGCACCAGAGTGAGTGTAGTGGGATCTTCTGCCCATTTTTGCAGACTAGCCACAAGTGTCCTGCTGGGCACATTCTGTACCAGCTGCCGTTTCCAAACCATCTCTAAGGGCAGCCCCATACAGTAGCCTGGATGTAAAAGAAGCATGTGTCATTTGCTCGGCTTTCTCTAGGCAGGGCCACACATCTCAAATCAGCCTGAGCTGGAgttgccaaaggcccatctagtccagcatcctgttgtcacagcggccaaccagatgcctgtaggaatccTGAAAGcaagacatgagcacaacagcaccctccccacctgcaattcTCAGCAGTGGATATTCAGAGACAGATTGCCTCCCATGGCGGAGACAGAGCATAGACATTGTGGCTAGTCTTCTAGGTCTTCTAGGTCTTAGAAAGTCCGCTCAGTTGAATAACTGCCTCATATCAAACAGTTGGAAAAACAGAATTGCTGAGTTTGTGTGTATGTAAAAAAAATAAGTCATGCTATTGAAATAGCAAGTTTTAGTGTGAAAATCAGCAAACATATGGCTCATCCTTAGCCTGTGCGTAACTCAGGCATCCCCagattcggccctccagatgttttgggactacccatcatccctgaccactggtcctgttagctaggggtgatgggagttgtattcccaaaacatctggagagccgagtttgggggtgtctGTCGTAACTTGTAAAGAACCCCAATGAGACACATTATTACTTGCTAAGCCAAGGTCAGGAGGCTTCCTTAATACTTGCACTTACTGAGCTCTTTCTGCTGTGTGTTCTTCCTTGCCACCCTATCATGTACACCTGCCTTCAAATTTTGCCCAGTCCTTCACTCTACTAAGGAAGCAAAATGACTTGTGTCCTGCCTTACAGGAATACTGGCTGAGCAGCTGGTCCCGGGTGGACCTCACCTTTCTCTCTATGACAGCGAGACCCAAGACTGGGTCCAGCTGATGAGCTGGCAGCACATGACCATGTACCTCTTCTATGGCTTTTCTGGAGTGGCGGATGTCCTCGTCCATACGTCGCTCAAGTTGCCAGTGGGGCTGGATCGCCTCCTGCTGGCTCTGGCTTTGTTTGCAGAAGGTGAGCAATGAACAGAGGCTAACGGTCCGAAGCATTAAGATGGACAAGTCAAAAGGGTCGTGATGGGAAATGGCAGCTGCCCCCAACTAAAGACCCTGTTCAGGGATTGTTCTTCAAGCCCTGGAGCCTTGGGGCAGGGTGAACACAAGACATTCTGCTAgctaggaggcagtgatggccaacaacctAGATGGATTTAAAATTCAGGGAGGGGAAGGCTATGAATGGctattagccaggatggctgtgctctgcctcggTGGTCAAAGGCAATAATGCTTTAAAATACCAGTTTTGGGAAGCCAGAGTGCTCTTCTGAAATAAAAAGTTCTGACTAGGCATCTGAAACTCAGTAAAGTGTCTGCCTAacttcttgtggcagggagttccatggaGTTGGGCCCACGAAACTGAAGGCACGGTTCATGGTTGCTATGAGCTGTGCTtctgcaaaccacagtttccccaacTCCTGCTGATACCTCTTCTCCTGCAGGAGGTTGATGCCATTTGGACTACGTAAGAAATGGCACTCCCACCCTGAGCACCAGAGCACAAAAGCCTGTGGGCTATGACCATTGTGATTTATTGACGAGTAACTGTCTTTTGTATACATAATTAGGGACATGGGGGGGAAAGGCTTTATTCCTCCGTCTTTTTAGCATGCGCTCAAGTGTGGAGCGGTAATTCTAATGTTCACTAGCCATTATAAGCACAGAATCATGGGGCGTTAAGTACTTGAGGCTTAGCAAGACTGTATTATGTGATCTTGAATATACATGCAGATCACCTAATCGCAGCAAATAGGCAACTGGAGAATTGGCAAGTAGTTTATTTACATAAAATGGCCACTAGGGGGCAATTACGGTTTATGGAAGAGGCTAGTTTATTTTCCATTATAGTTTCCTAccccagctttaaaaaaaatattttgaatgtaCCCTGATGTATTAATTTAGCAATAACCAGACAcacaaagctgccttatagtgagtcacACTGTTGTGTTTATCTAGATCAGTACTGTCTGCTCTTAGCAGCACCTTTCCAACACTTTTCAGGGGGTATTTCTCCCCACTTCTCCCCGCAATCAGCCCAGCTGCTCTACATCCTTTTATAATTTAAGGGTCCAAGAACCAGATGAGGTctcttctgcgtgcaaagctgGTGATCCCCCACTGCATAGGGTCCCACCTTCAGTGACTGCTTTTTTCCAAAGGCTGTCGAAACAAAAAGCCTCCTGTGTTGCAAATGAAGTCCACCTTAATCAGCTGCTATCGAATGAAAATGTTAGCAGGGGGGCAAGAAACAATCCTGCTTTTAAGGGGCGGAATCTGTTCAGCTCGCAATGTGATGTGAACCTACCTCTTTCGTACTTCCTGAATCCGTACGTGAACCACAACACAGCTATTATTCAtctttcacacttctctgaagcacCAGAACCCTCTCCCTTATTGTGATTTCCAGCGACTGCTTCTGACCGTGTAGACCAAGCACAGCCGCCATGAAGAAGAGCCACTGATAGTCCTCGCCTCCATTAACTTGTGCAATCCTAATTGAAAGccaagttggtggacatcactgcctACCAAGGAAATGAGTTGCATGCTTTAACTATGCTCTGTGTGAAGAgattgctttcttttatctgccccgaatcTTACAGCATTCAGCTTCGCTAGACATGCCCTAGTCgtactgttaaaggtaaagggacccctgaccattaggtccagttgtggctgactctggggttgcggcactcatctagctttattggccgagggagccggcgtacagcttctgagtcatgtggccagcatgactaagccgctgtttaccttcccgctggagtggtacctgtttatctacttgcactttgacgtgctttcgaactgctaggttggcaggagcagggaccgagcaacgggagctcatcccgtcgtggggattcgaacagccgaccttctgatcagcaagtcctagggtctgtggtttaacccacagcgccacccgcgtccctcttagtCGTACTGTTAGGAGGGAGAAAAAGGTTTCTCTGTCcacctttctccatgccatgaataattttacaaattttccatcatgttgcctcttccttgccttttctctaaactaataaGCCCCGAATCGCTTTGAGAATTATCCAAAGCACACATCAACAAGTGACTGCCCTACTACAGCTGTTTGGTGCTAGAGACACCATGATTCACAAATGCCCACATTCTGCAGCCAAGATCATCTCAAAGCCCAAAGAGCTGCAGTGCAATGAGCAATGCTCATTGAGTAAAAACGCCACATCCGTTTAGAGTGCAGCAACCTCAGAATATATGGAATGAGGAGCTTGGGAGGCATGATCAAAATATATTCCACTGCCAGCCAGGGACAAAATGGGCCAAAGCTTGAAATGGCCTCTGACTGCCCACACATAGAAAGCAGAGGGAAACACCTACTTAACATGCAGGCAGGCTTCCCAACACGTATTGATTTAAGAATCCTTGAAGGTCCAATTTTGCTAATGCTCTTGAGTAATCGTCCCCTGTGGTTTGGATTTGGCAGGCTTCCTGTTCCATTTCCATGACTACAAGGACGCCACGTTGACGGAACATCTCTATCATCTCATGAGCATCGCTGTGTTTGGAGCTGCCCTCTGTGCCTCGCTGGAGGTCTTCCAGCGAGATCACACTCTCCTGGAGCTCTCCAGGGCCAGCCTCTTCATCCTCCAAGGATCCTGGTTCTGGCAGGTTAGTAGCGGGGGGAGTGGCAGGAGATGCCTGTGCTTCAGATTTAATGTCCAGGTCTGTGAAATCTTTAaatcaatacccccccccaacatgTGCTGGAGTGCAAGTGTGTGCCAAGAGAAAAGTGTTGCCATGAGCAATGCACTGGAATAAAAAAAGGTGGCTGTGAGCCAGTGGCACCATCGGGGCAGGACCTTAGGGCAGAAGTCCAGGGACCCACTCAGCAAAATGACCAGGAGGTGCCTCAGTTGCGGCAAGGCAGGCTTATCACATTTTGAAGTCAGTGAAGTGGTACACATTGCCATCTAAAAAGAGCAGGGAGGAGACCATTTACCCCATCCTTTTAAAGCCCTATGGGAGAACTTTAAATTAAGAGTCGTGGATTcttccccaaagcattctggaagctgtgttaagagtgctgggagttGTCTCCTATTTCTGTCCCAatcctacatttcccagagtttgcTGTGGagagggactgactgttaaaccactctgggaaatgTGGCTCTGAGAAAGGAATAAAGGACTTCTAACAACTCCCAACActcttaaaatacatcttaaaaaaaaatggaggggAAGTCTTGACTGTTTAATGTAGCATCATCACAGAGCTTTAGAGGTTTGGTGTGAACACAGCCTAAGATTAGCTAACAGCACCACTTCTGTGAACCAAAGTACCTTTCTGAGTTTAAGGGTTCaattgcaaactggagaaacattcttgggcaccacacacacacacccaatttaACTGGCTGCAACAAAACGCTTCATCTGAATttcagcagagatggggaagaagaggggattCTGAGGGTACCAGGGAAAGCCTCTGTTGGGCACCTGTACGCCAGTGGGTGCTATCCTGGAAACTCCTATATTATACTCCTGTAGCTCTGGATATGACATCTCTCTTTGCAACCCTCAGATTGGCTTTGTTCTGTATCCACCATGGGGAGGTCCAGGCTGGAAACAAGAGGAGCATGGAAACAAGAACTTCCTGACCATGTGCTTCTTTTGGCACTATGCTGTTAGCCTTCTTGTGATGGCAGCCAATGGTTTCATCAGTCAGCGGTGAGTGTTGGTCATTAGGTAGGCAGTGGGTGAACCCAAAATGATCCAGTGGAATGCTTCATGTGGGAACAGGTAGCCATGGTTGGCTAGTGGTAGTCCAAGGATGGACATTGCTTATGTCTTGGCCATGTTCATTCTTTTCTACTTAGGGCAGGGATGAGCAATCTGtgggccttccaggtgttgctggaataTATTAgtggcccatcatccctgaccattagtcatggTGGCAGGGGCTGGCAGGAGTTGGGAGTCCCCAACAACAAGTTGTGGGAAGAGGAGAGAAGCAAGTAACTTCTCTCCTTTTGTCACTCCTGAAATATACTCCCTCCCCGCTTCAGGCCTGTGATAGCCAAtagtaaggtaaaaaaggtaaaggacccctggacggttaagtccagtcaaaggtgactatggggttgtggcactcgcctcgctttcaggccgaaggagccggagtttgtccacagacagctttccggttcatatggccagcatgactaaattgcttctggtgcaatgggacactatgacggaaaccagagcacatggaaacatcatttaccttcccgccgcagtggtacctatttatctacttgcactggcgtgctttcgagctgctaggttggcagaagctgggacagagcaatgggagctcaccctgtcgcggggattcaagttgccgaccttctgatcggcaagcccaagaggctgagtggtttagaccacagcatcacccacgtAACTGATCTCATACCAATACTGATGCGTCATGCACATCAAGCCAGTGCATTGCTCCACACTGACAACGTATGTGGCACATTGTTCCTGTAGCAGTTTGAAAAGGAGTAACATCCATTCTTTTACACAGTGTGTGGCTCAAAAATACGCTCCCCGCCTGCcaaaactgtatttttaaaatccttcCTTCTTATCCACCCTTCTTCACACTCTTTGAGAAGCTCACGTCAATATAAAACAGTTCAATATTTTTAAGAAAGCTGTTGTAAAAACTTAACGGAATAACTGCcaagaacaaataaaaaaatggatcAGGTGGTAGGCAGAGAAATGCAGACAAAGGAACCCCGTGGAGTAACAGCAGCCAGACGTCAAGCAATGCTCAACAGCTGGCGTCATGATTGCACAGTGTGCCAGCCTGTGTGGCTTGACCATTGCTTTGCAACCTCCATGGGAACAGGGCGTGAGGTCAACAATTATGCTGCTGTCAATTCCTTAGCACTTGCTGAACTGGGTTTTGTTTCTCCCCCTTGCTTATATCAATGTATTTGGGGGTTTGCATTTCTGCAGCTGCAGTAATGGATGTGGAGTAAACTATGGAAACGTCGAAGTGGAACTGGATGTGGAGCTGGACTTGGCATGTTGTCTATGGAGGAAAAACAGAACCCCGGATCCTGTCCTCCTACCAGAGAACATCTCAGATGAAAAATGAAGGGTCGCATTTTCCCCTATTcttcaagattttttaaaaaactgtgaaGTTTCTAGTTCCCATCTGACATAAAGGGTCTCTTTATATTAAAAACAAGCATAGTAGTCAACAGCAAAAGGGGAGAAGCTGTACCCTCTTATATAAGTGTTCAAAGCCTTCAGCTGCAAGCACACTCACCTCAGCAACTTCCCAAAAAATTATATCCGAGGGCCAAAGTGTGCACTGGAAAATGTCCTGCTAATGAActttgtggctttttaaaaaaaaatacatcaaatCTGATGACCTTTTGAGGACTTTGTGTTTACACTGCATGGGACATGCAATTTGTAATTAGATTTAGTTGTAAGCAATGGGTTGGATGTCAAGCTGCCCAGTTAAATGAGTGGCAAAACCCTTTAGGCATGATCATTATAAAAACCACTCTGGAGTCCATTAGAGCTACAGCCACATCTGTAATGCGAGTTGGCCAGATTGTGGTTCTGACTGGTACATTTGGCACCGTATTGAAATTTCTGCATGCAGTTTAATTCATCTATATGCATATGTGTACATATGTGTATTGCCAATAAAGGGTGGTTTTCTGCAGAGACTTTTCAAGGGAGCAATCTATATGATGTCTATTGAACATTGATACCT
This genomic window from Podarcis raffonei isolate rPodRaf1 chromosome 15, rPodRaf1.pri, whole genome shotgun sequence contains:
- the TMEM45B gene encoding transmembrane protein 45B, with the protein product MPSFIGSALRGNFFLMLGLWWSIKYPIKYILLKLDSGNPHSHWIQSMDIIEGTVKAFFALGGILAEQLVPGGPHLSLYDSETQDWVQLMSWQHMTMYLFYGFSGVADVLVHTSLKLPVGLDRLLLALALFAEGFLFHFHDYKDATLTEHLYHLMSIAVFGAALCASLEVFQRDHTLLELSRASLFILQGSWFWQIGFVLYPPWGGPGWKQEEHGNKNFLTMCFFWHYAVSLLVMAANGFISQRCSNGCGVNYGNVEVELDVELDLACCLWRKNRTPDPVLLPENISDEK